In Gopherus flavomarginatus isolate rGopFla2 chromosome 5, rGopFla2.mat.asm, whole genome shotgun sequence, one DNA window encodes the following:
- the TIMM10 gene encoding mitochondrial import inner membrane translocase subunit Tim10, protein MDPLRAQQLAAELEVEMMADMYNRMTNACHRKCVPPHYKEAELSKGESVCLDRCVSKYLDIHERMGKKLTELSMQDEELMKRMQQGAGPV, encoded by the exons ATGGATCCGCTCAGGGCTCAGCAGTTGGCAGCCGAGCTGGAGGTGGAGATGATGGCTGACATGTACAACAG aATGACCAACGCCTGTCACCGGAAGTGCGTCCCTCCCCACTACAAGGAGGCAGAGCTCTCGAAGGGGGAGTCTGTGTGCCTGGACCGTTGCGTCTCTAAGTACCTGGACATCCACGAGCGCATGGGCAAGAAACTGACAGAACTTTCCATGCAGGACGAGGAGCTGATGAAGAGAAtgcagcagggggcggggccagtgTAG
- the SLC43A1 gene encoding large neutral amino acids transporter small subunit 3 isoform X1, with amino-acid sequence MVLTLQQAYRRRWWMACTAVLENLFFSAVLLGWGSLLIMLKHQGFYSDMCTGENGTNGSAPEHPLHHWPSCVEQEEMLNLGFTIGSFLLSAATLPLGVLMDRLGPRPLRLLGSFSFAVSCALMALAAYDPPVLSPLIFLGLSLNGFGGICLTFTSLTLPNMFGNLRSTFMALMIGSYASSAVTFPAVKLIYDAGVSFITIMLTWSGLACLIFLNCLVNWPKESFPAPEEANYTKKIKLSELALDHRVTGDRFYTHVTTVGQRLSQKGPCSQEGKELCTSTQNLCHGATIPAEYSIPFRHSVCSPIFLWSLITMGMTQLRIIFYMAAMNKMLEFQVTGGSQDVPEELMEQAEDTVEFYASIFGVMQLLCLITCPFIGYVMDWRMKDCVDGPLGPGATAAAGAGAEKSSARPRSRKIQKLTNAIRAFTFTNLLLVGFGVTCLIDNLPLQFLTFVLHTMVRGFFHSACGSLYAAVYPSSHFGTLTGLQSLISAVFALLQQPLFMVVVGPLAGDPFWVNFGLLIFSLLGFLLPFYLCYFRRILLRDQPVLGQIPDPAEGAQVKLQDGVALNGMLSADDTAA; translated from the exons ATGGTGCTGACGCTGCAGCAGGCGTACCGGCGGCGCTGGTGGATGGCGTGCACCGCTGTCCTGGAGAACCTCTTCTTCTCTGCcgtgctgctgggctggggctcCCTGCTCATCATGCTCAAGCACCAGGGCTTCTACTCTGACATGTGCACAG GTGAAAACGGGACCAACGGCTCAGCTCCGGAGCATCCCCTCCACCACTGGCCTAGCTGCGTGGAGCAGGAGGAGATGCTGAACCTGGGCTTCACCATCGGGTCCTTCCTGCTGAGCGCCGCCACCCTACCCCTGGGGGTGCTCATGGACCGTCTGGGGCCCCGGCCCCTCCGCCTCCTCGGCAG TTTCAGCTTTGCTGTCTCCTGCGCTCTGATGGCCCTGGCTGCCTACGACCCCCCAG TTCTCTCCCCACTGATTTTCCTCGGCCTGTCCCTGAATGGCTTCGGGGGGATATGCCTGACATTCACCTCGCTGACG CTGCCCAACATGTTTGGGAACCTGCGCTCCACCTTCATGGCGCTGATGATTGGCTCCTACGCCTCCTCGGCCGTCACCTTCCCTGCAGTCAAG CTGATCTACGATGCCGGCGTTTCCTTCATCACCATAATGCTGACCTGGTCAGGCCTGGCCTGCCTCATCTTCCTCAATTGCCTGGTCAACTGGCCCAAGGAGTCCTTCCCGGCGCCCGAGGAGGCTAACTACAC GAAGAAGATCAAGCTGAGTGAGCTGGCACTGGATCACAGGGTGACGGGCGATCGGTTCTACACCCATGTCACCACCGTGGGGCAGCGCCTGAGCCAGAAGGGGCCATGCTCGCAGGAGGGCAAGGAGCTTTGCACATCCACGCAGAACCTGTGCCACGGGGCCACGATCCCTGCCGAGT ACTCGATCCCCTTCCGCCACAGCGTCTGCTCCCCCATCTTCCTGTGGAGCCTGATCACCATGGGCATGACCCAGCTGCGCATCATCTTCTACATGGCAGCAATGAACAAGATGCTGGAGTTCCAGGTGACGGGCGGCAGCCAAGACG TGCCGGAGGAGCTGATGGAGCAGGCTGAAGACACAG TTGAGTTCTACGCCTCCATCTTCGGGGTCATGCAGCTGCTCTGCCTCATAACCTGCCCCTTCATCGGCTACGTGATGGACTGGCGCATGAAGGACTGTGTGGATGGGCCGCTGGGCCcgggcgccaccgcggcagctgg GGCCGGGGCTGAGAAGTCATCTGCTAGGCCCCGCTCCCGCAAGATCCAGAAACTCACCAATGCCATCCGGGCCTTCACCTTCACCAACCTGCTGCTGGTGGGCTTCGGGGTCACCTGCCTCATCGACAACCTACCTCTGCAG ttttTGACCTTTGTCCTTCACACCATGGTGCGAGGCTTTTTCCACTCCGCCTGTGGGAGTCTCTACGCCGCTGT GTACCCGTCCAGTCACTTTGGCACTCTAACTGGCTTGCAGTCGCTGATCAGCGCCGTCTTTGCTCTGCTGCAGCAGCCGCTCTTCATGGTCgtggtggggcccctggctggtgaCCCCTTCTGG gTCAATTTTGGCCTCCTGATCTTCTCTCTCctgggcttcctgctgcccttcTACCTCTGCTACTTCCGGCGCATCCTGCTCCGGGACCAGCCGGTGCTGGGACAGATCCCAGACCCGGCCGAGGGCGCCCAAGTCAAACTCCAGGACGGCGTGGCCCTCAATGGCATGCTGAGTGCTGACGACACTGCGGCATAG
- the SLC43A1 gene encoding large neutral amino acids transporter small subunit 3 isoform X4, translating into MVLTLQQAYRRRWWMACTAVLENLFFSAVLLGWGSLLIMLKHQGFYSDMCTGENGTNGSAPEHPLHHWPSCVEQEEMLNLGFTIGSFLLSAATLPLGVLMDRLGPRPLRLLGSFSFAVSCALMALAAYDPPVLSPLIFLGLSLNGFGGICLTFTSLTLPNMFGNLRSTFMALMIGSYASSAVTFPAVKLIYDAGVSFITIMLTWSGLACLIFLNCLVNWPKESFPAPEEANYTKKIKLSELALDHRVTGDRFYTHVTTVGQRLSQKGPCSQEGKELCTSTQNLCHGATIPAEYSIPFRHSVCSPIFLWSLITMGMTQLRIIFYMAAMNKMLEFQVTGGSQDVPEELMEQAEDTVEFYASIFGVMQLLCLITCPFIGYVMDWRMKDCVDGPLGPGATAAAGAGAEKSSARPRSRKIQKLTNAIRAFTFTNLLLVGFGVTCLIDNLPLQFLTFVLHTMVRGFFHSACGSLYAAVSILAS; encoded by the exons ATGGTGCTGACGCTGCAGCAGGCGTACCGGCGGCGCTGGTGGATGGCGTGCACCGCTGTCCTGGAGAACCTCTTCTTCTCTGCcgtgctgctgggctggggctcCCTGCTCATCATGCTCAAGCACCAGGGCTTCTACTCTGACATGTGCACAG GTGAAAACGGGACCAACGGCTCAGCTCCGGAGCATCCCCTCCACCACTGGCCTAGCTGCGTGGAGCAGGAGGAGATGCTGAACCTGGGCTTCACCATCGGGTCCTTCCTGCTGAGCGCCGCCACCCTACCCCTGGGGGTGCTCATGGACCGTCTGGGGCCCCGGCCCCTCCGCCTCCTCGGCAG TTTCAGCTTTGCTGTCTCCTGCGCTCTGATGGCCCTGGCTGCCTACGACCCCCCAG TTCTCTCCCCACTGATTTTCCTCGGCCTGTCCCTGAATGGCTTCGGGGGGATATGCCTGACATTCACCTCGCTGACG CTGCCCAACATGTTTGGGAACCTGCGCTCCACCTTCATGGCGCTGATGATTGGCTCCTACGCCTCCTCGGCCGTCACCTTCCCTGCAGTCAAG CTGATCTACGATGCCGGCGTTTCCTTCATCACCATAATGCTGACCTGGTCAGGCCTGGCCTGCCTCATCTTCCTCAATTGCCTGGTCAACTGGCCCAAGGAGTCCTTCCCGGCGCCCGAGGAGGCTAACTACAC GAAGAAGATCAAGCTGAGTGAGCTGGCACTGGATCACAGGGTGACGGGCGATCGGTTCTACACCCATGTCACCACCGTGGGGCAGCGCCTGAGCCAGAAGGGGCCATGCTCGCAGGAGGGCAAGGAGCTTTGCACATCCACGCAGAACCTGTGCCACGGGGCCACGATCCCTGCCGAGT ACTCGATCCCCTTCCGCCACAGCGTCTGCTCCCCCATCTTCCTGTGGAGCCTGATCACCATGGGCATGACCCAGCTGCGCATCATCTTCTACATGGCAGCAATGAACAAGATGCTGGAGTTCCAGGTGACGGGCGGCAGCCAAGACG TGCCGGAGGAGCTGATGGAGCAGGCTGAAGACACAG TTGAGTTCTACGCCTCCATCTTCGGGGTCATGCAGCTGCTCTGCCTCATAACCTGCCCCTTCATCGGCTACGTGATGGACTGGCGCATGAAGGACTGTGTGGATGGGCCGCTGGGCCcgggcgccaccgcggcagctgg GGCCGGGGCTGAGAAGTCATCTGCTAGGCCCCGCTCCCGCAAGATCCAGAAACTCACCAATGCCATCCGGGCCTTCACCTTCACCAACCTGCTGCTGGTGGGCTTCGGGGTCACCTGCCTCATCGACAACCTACCTCTGCAG ttttTGACCTTTGTCCTTCACACCATGGTGCGAGGCTTTTTCCACTCCGCCTGTGGGAGTCTCTACGCCGCTGT gTCAATTTTGGCCTCCTGA
- the SLC43A1 gene encoding large neutral amino acids transporter small subunit 3 isoform X2 yields the protein MVLTLQQAYRRRWWMACTAVLENLFFSAVLLGWGSLLIMLKHQGFYSDMCTGENGTNGSAPEHPLHHWPSCVEQEEMLNLGFTIGSFLLSAATLPLGVLMDRLGPRPLRLLGSFSFAVSCALMALAAYDPPVLSPLIFLGLSLNGFGGICLTFTSLTLPNMFGNLRSTFMALMIGSYASSAVTFPAVKLIYDAGVSFITIMLTWSGLACLIFLNCLVNWPKESFPAPEEANYTKKIKLSELALDHRVTGDRFYTHVTTVGQRLSQKGPCSQEGKELCTSTQNLCHGATIPAEYSIPFRHSVCSPIFLWSLITMGMTQLRIIFYMAAMNKMLEFQVTGGSQDVPEELMEQAEDTVEFYASIFGVMQLLCLITCPFIGYVMDWRMKDCVDGPLGPGATAAAGAGAEKSSARPRSRKIQKLTNAIRAFTFTNLLLVGFGVTCLIDNLPLQFLTFVLHTMVRGFFHSACGSLYAAVYPSSHFGTLTGLQSLISAVFALLQQPLFMVVVGPLAGDPFWVIERAVTPGQPYPGIPSPQTSGWGVPAPTWGASIWQVAGQYQCLSPPPKGLGSALL from the exons ATGGTGCTGACGCTGCAGCAGGCGTACCGGCGGCGCTGGTGGATGGCGTGCACCGCTGTCCTGGAGAACCTCTTCTTCTCTGCcgtgctgctgggctggggctcCCTGCTCATCATGCTCAAGCACCAGGGCTTCTACTCTGACATGTGCACAG GTGAAAACGGGACCAACGGCTCAGCTCCGGAGCATCCCCTCCACCACTGGCCTAGCTGCGTGGAGCAGGAGGAGATGCTGAACCTGGGCTTCACCATCGGGTCCTTCCTGCTGAGCGCCGCCACCCTACCCCTGGGGGTGCTCATGGACCGTCTGGGGCCCCGGCCCCTCCGCCTCCTCGGCAG TTTCAGCTTTGCTGTCTCCTGCGCTCTGATGGCCCTGGCTGCCTACGACCCCCCAG TTCTCTCCCCACTGATTTTCCTCGGCCTGTCCCTGAATGGCTTCGGGGGGATATGCCTGACATTCACCTCGCTGACG CTGCCCAACATGTTTGGGAACCTGCGCTCCACCTTCATGGCGCTGATGATTGGCTCCTACGCCTCCTCGGCCGTCACCTTCCCTGCAGTCAAG CTGATCTACGATGCCGGCGTTTCCTTCATCACCATAATGCTGACCTGGTCAGGCCTGGCCTGCCTCATCTTCCTCAATTGCCTGGTCAACTGGCCCAAGGAGTCCTTCCCGGCGCCCGAGGAGGCTAACTACAC GAAGAAGATCAAGCTGAGTGAGCTGGCACTGGATCACAGGGTGACGGGCGATCGGTTCTACACCCATGTCACCACCGTGGGGCAGCGCCTGAGCCAGAAGGGGCCATGCTCGCAGGAGGGCAAGGAGCTTTGCACATCCACGCAGAACCTGTGCCACGGGGCCACGATCCCTGCCGAGT ACTCGATCCCCTTCCGCCACAGCGTCTGCTCCCCCATCTTCCTGTGGAGCCTGATCACCATGGGCATGACCCAGCTGCGCATCATCTTCTACATGGCAGCAATGAACAAGATGCTGGAGTTCCAGGTGACGGGCGGCAGCCAAGACG TGCCGGAGGAGCTGATGGAGCAGGCTGAAGACACAG TTGAGTTCTACGCCTCCATCTTCGGGGTCATGCAGCTGCTCTGCCTCATAACCTGCCCCTTCATCGGCTACGTGATGGACTGGCGCATGAAGGACTGTGTGGATGGGCCGCTGGGCCcgggcgccaccgcggcagctgg GGCCGGGGCTGAGAAGTCATCTGCTAGGCCCCGCTCCCGCAAGATCCAGAAACTCACCAATGCCATCCGGGCCTTCACCTTCACCAACCTGCTGCTGGTGGGCTTCGGGGTCACCTGCCTCATCGACAACCTACCTCTGCAG ttttTGACCTTTGTCCTTCACACCATGGTGCGAGGCTTTTTCCACTCCGCCTGTGGGAGTCTCTACGCCGCTGT GTACCCGTCCAGTCACTTTGGCACTCTAACTGGCTTGCAGTCGCTGATCAGCGCCGTCTTTGCTCTGCTGCAGCAGCCGCTCTTCATGGTCgtggtggggcccctggctggtgaCCCCTTCTGGGTAATTGAAAGGGCCGTGACCCCAGGCCAACCCTATcctgggatcccctccccacagaccTCAGGCTGGGgagtccctgcccccacctggggAGCTAGCATATGGCAAGTGGCGGGGCAATACCagtgcctgtccccgccccccaaggGCTTAGGCTCTGCCCTGCTCTGA
- the SLC43A1 gene encoding large neutral amino acids transporter small subunit 3 isoform X3, which produces MVLTLQQAYRRRWWMACTAVLENLFFSAVLLGWGSLLIMLKHQGFYSDMCTGENGTNGSAPEHPLHHWPSCVEQEEMLNLGFTIGSFLLSAATLPLGVLMDRLGPRPLRLLGSFSFAVSCALMALAAYDPPVLSPLIFLGLSLNGFGGICLTFTSLTLPNMFGNLRSTFMALMIGSYASSAVTFPAVKLIYDAGVSFITIMLTWSGLACLIFLNCLVNWPKESFPAPEEANYTKKIKLSELALDHRVTGDRFYTHVTTVGQRLSQKGPCSQEGKELCTSTQNLCHGATIPAEYSIPFRHSVCSPIFLWSLITMGMTQLRIIFYMAAMNKMLEFQVTGGSQDVPEELMEQAEDTVEFYASIFGVMQLLCLITCPFIGYVMDWRMKDCVDGPLGPGATAAAGAGAEKSSARPRSRKIQKLTNAIRAFTFTNLLLVGFGVTCLIDNLPLQVPVQSLWHSNWLAVADQRRLCSAAAAALHGRGGAPGW; this is translated from the exons ATGGTGCTGACGCTGCAGCAGGCGTACCGGCGGCGCTGGTGGATGGCGTGCACCGCTGTCCTGGAGAACCTCTTCTTCTCTGCcgtgctgctgggctggggctcCCTGCTCATCATGCTCAAGCACCAGGGCTTCTACTCTGACATGTGCACAG GTGAAAACGGGACCAACGGCTCAGCTCCGGAGCATCCCCTCCACCACTGGCCTAGCTGCGTGGAGCAGGAGGAGATGCTGAACCTGGGCTTCACCATCGGGTCCTTCCTGCTGAGCGCCGCCACCCTACCCCTGGGGGTGCTCATGGACCGTCTGGGGCCCCGGCCCCTCCGCCTCCTCGGCAG TTTCAGCTTTGCTGTCTCCTGCGCTCTGATGGCCCTGGCTGCCTACGACCCCCCAG TTCTCTCCCCACTGATTTTCCTCGGCCTGTCCCTGAATGGCTTCGGGGGGATATGCCTGACATTCACCTCGCTGACG CTGCCCAACATGTTTGGGAACCTGCGCTCCACCTTCATGGCGCTGATGATTGGCTCCTACGCCTCCTCGGCCGTCACCTTCCCTGCAGTCAAG CTGATCTACGATGCCGGCGTTTCCTTCATCACCATAATGCTGACCTGGTCAGGCCTGGCCTGCCTCATCTTCCTCAATTGCCTGGTCAACTGGCCCAAGGAGTCCTTCCCGGCGCCCGAGGAGGCTAACTACAC GAAGAAGATCAAGCTGAGTGAGCTGGCACTGGATCACAGGGTGACGGGCGATCGGTTCTACACCCATGTCACCACCGTGGGGCAGCGCCTGAGCCAGAAGGGGCCATGCTCGCAGGAGGGCAAGGAGCTTTGCACATCCACGCAGAACCTGTGCCACGGGGCCACGATCCCTGCCGAGT ACTCGATCCCCTTCCGCCACAGCGTCTGCTCCCCCATCTTCCTGTGGAGCCTGATCACCATGGGCATGACCCAGCTGCGCATCATCTTCTACATGGCAGCAATGAACAAGATGCTGGAGTTCCAGGTGACGGGCGGCAGCCAAGACG TGCCGGAGGAGCTGATGGAGCAGGCTGAAGACACAG TTGAGTTCTACGCCTCCATCTTCGGGGTCATGCAGCTGCTCTGCCTCATAACCTGCCCCTTCATCGGCTACGTGATGGACTGGCGCATGAAGGACTGTGTGGATGGGCCGCTGGGCCcgggcgccaccgcggcagctgg GGCCGGGGCTGAGAAGTCATCTGCTAGGCCCCGCTCCCGCAAGATCCAGAAACTCACCAATGCCATCCGGGCCTTCACCTTCACCAACCTGCTGCTGGTGGGCTTCGGGGTCACCTGCCTCATCGACAACCTACCTCTGCAG GTACCCGTCCAGTCACTTTGGCACTCTAACTGGCTTGCAGTCGCTGATCAGCGCCGTCTTTGCTCTGCTGCAGCAGCCGCTCTTCATGGTCgtggtggggcccctggctggtga